In the Egicoccus sp. AB-alg2 genome, CGCTCGCCTCGGACCACGCCCAGGGCCAGCGGCTGTCCCGGCAGCGGCTGGATCTCGTCGAACACGCCGTCGCCGGTGAGCACGGCCAGGTCGGCCGGTGATCGGAGGCGGTGCCAACCATTCCGGTCGTCGTACTCGATGAGGAAGCGCTCGTGCCGGTACATCCAGGCGCTCGGGTCCAGCGGCATCCGGGCGCGTACGTCGCCGGTGCGGGCATCGAGGAGGACGGCCTCGTCGTCGTCGCGGAGGACGACACCGTCCTCGGTCAGCGACAGCATCGCCGCACCGTCGCGCTCCCACAGCAGTGCCCCCGTTCGCACGTCCCGGGCGACGATCAGTTCCGGATGGCTGTAGATGCCGTCCTCGATCTTCGTCGGATGGAGTTCGGGCGACTGGGCAGCGGTGACGAGCACCTCGTCACCCACGAACCCGCCGTGGGCGTGCGGCCCGCCGCGGTCCTCCGCGTCCCAATGCTCACGGCCGTCCGCCCGCACGACCTGTATCACCCGCCGGTCGGCGTGCAGGACGGCGAGGTGCTCGCCGGTGTCCGACGCGAACAGCCACGGCCAGGCGTGCTCCTCGGCGATCCCGTACTCCTCCGGGGGTTCCAGCCGCCACATCTCCTCGCCGTCGCGCGGGTCGACGGCCACCGCAGCCCCGTCGACCATGGCCACCACGACACTGCCCAGCGCAACCACCTCGCGGTGGTTGTCGCCGAGCTCCATCCGCCAGCGCTCGCACCCACGCGGCTCGCACCGCAGGCGGTGCGGGTCGAAGGGCGCCAGGGCGGCCTCCCGTTCCTCGGCGCCCAGGCGTTCGCCGCTGGGGATCGTGTCCTCCGCCGACAGCTCGACCTGCGGATCGGGCTGCGAGCGGGGCAGTTCGAGCGCGGTGGTGCCCATGACCCCGGCCGCGAGCACCAGCACGCAGGCCGCGGCGACCACGACCGGGAGGCGCCGGCTGCGTCGGCCGTGCTCCGCGGCGGCGTCGGGCGGCCGGGGCGTGAGCAGCTGGCCGCAGTGGCCGCAGAACCGGGCCGTGGCAGCGTCCCAACCGGCATCGCAGGACGCGCACGCAACCGTTCTGCTGCGCCGCACCCCGCACCTCCCGCTCCACGGCGGGTGTCCCCGCCCCGGCGTCACCCGGGAGGCGATGGTAGGTGCCGGGGCGGCAGCGTGACCCGACGTCGTCACCGGGCGCCCGCCGTCGGCAGACGCAGCAGGCGGCTCGTCCACAGGCCGATGCCGGCTCGTCCGGGGGCCGGACGCCGCCACCCGTACGGTGCCGCCTCCCAGCCCACGAATCGCACGGAGCACCGCGATGACCACGCCGGACGGCAGCACGGTGACGGGTGACGCCACCGTCGCCCTGCCCGTGCGGCTGCGGCTCGCAGCGCCCATGGAGGAACGCGTGCGCAGCTGGGTGGAGGGTGTGCTGGGTTGGCAGCCGGTGGACGGCGACGCGGACACGCTGGTGCCGCCACGGCTGTGCCTGGTCGACGTTGCCGCCGCCCGCGCCGACGCTTCCCTCGCGGAGTACCCCGACCTGCCGGTCGTCCTGCTCGCCGAGGAAGGCGAGCATCCCGGCGACGTCGCCGCCGCCGCGCTCCGCGCCCGGCCCGTCGCCACCCTGTGCTGGCCGGCGGACCGCGACCGGCTGCAGGACGCCGCGCTGGGCGGGTTGCGCACGCCGCGGCCGGCGACCACGGGCCCGCGGCTGGTCCGCGTCGGTGGTGCCGCCGGCGGCGTCGGTACCTCCACGGTCGCGGCCGCCCTGGCCGGACTGTTCGGTTGGCAGGGCGAGGCGGCTCTGGCCGTGCTGGGGCCGGCCGCACCGGTCGGTGACGTCCGAACCGTGTCGGTCGACGCGCTGGCCAGTGCCGGCCTGTGGAGCCAGGCCAGCCCGCTGGCCGGCGTGGCCACGGGGCGTGCCGTCCGGCTACCCGGCCGTGACGTGGGAGCGCTGGCGCTCGCCGACCCGGCGGTGGACGTCTGTGTCGTCGACGCGGGCGTCGATCCGGACGTGGACGTGCTGGTCTGCCGAGCCGACACCGCCGGCCTGGCCGCCGCACGCGCCACGACCGCGGCCGCCGTCGTGGTCATCGGTGTGGGTCCCGCACCACGACAGGCCGTGCAGGAGGCCTGCGGGCCGCGACGGCGCGTGCACCTGCCCCGCTCGGCGAGGGTCGCGCGGGCCGGACTGCTCGGACGGGTGCCCGCCGGCCTGCCCGGCAGCTGGCTGCGTCCCCTCCTGCCGCTGACCCGACGCGCCGGGACCGACCCACCCTGACGATGACGTGACGCAGCACACCCCGTGGGGGCGGGGACGGACCGTGAGGGATGACGAGCGCGACAAACGAGCAGACACCCACCACCATCGTCGACGCACGGCTGCGCGAGGCCGTCGCGCGCCGGCTCCGCACCGACCACGAGATCACCGCAGGTCATGCCGACCGGGCCGGCCTGCGGCGGGCCGTCGCCCGCGCCATGGCGGCCGAGGGCATCGTGGCCGCGCCCGACGTCTGGGCCCGCGCGGTCCGTGACCTCGTCGACGAGCTCGGTGGCCTGGGACCCCTGGAAGCCCTGCTACGCGACCCCGCCGTCACCGACGTCATGGTCAATGGGCCGGACGAGGTGCACGTGGAACGCGATGGTCGCCTGACCCGCGCCGGCGTCGCCTTCGACGACGACGCCCATGTCGAGCGGCTCCTGCGGCGTGTCCTCGGCCCGCTCGGGGTGCGGCTCGACCGGTCGCACCCGTTCGCGGACGCGGTCCTGCCCGGCGGCGTGCGGCTGCACGCGCTACTGCCACCGCTGGCCGAGCATCCCATCGTCACCTTGCGCCGGGTCCCGGCGGTGGTGCCGTCCTGGGAGGAGCTGCTGGCGTCCGGCACGGTGACCCCGGCCGTGCACGAGCAGCTGGTCCAGGCGGTCCGCGACCGCCGCAACCTCGTCGTCTGCGGCCGCGCGGGCGTCGGCAAGACGACGCTGCTCGCCCGTCTGCTCGGCGAGACCGGCGACGACCGGCTCGTCGTCATCGAGGACGCCCCGGAGCTGCGTCGGCCCGCCACGCACACCGTGCACCTGCGGGTGCGACCACCCAGCCCCGACGGCGCCGGCGGTGTCGACGTGGCGACCCTCGTCCGCAACGCGCTACGCATGCGCCCCGACCGGCTCGTCGTCGGCGAGGTCAGGGGCGCCGAGGTGGCCGACCTCCTCCAGGCGATGAACACCGGCCACGACGGCTCCGCAACGACGGTGCACGCCAACGGCGCCCAGGAGGCGATCGTGCGCCTGGAGGGCATGGCCCTGCTCGCGGGAGTTCCCCTCGCCGCCGCCCGTGCCCAGGTCGCGGCCGCGCTGGACCTGGTGGTGGCGCTCGAGCGCGGTCGTGACGGCCGGCGGCGGGTCACCGAGGTCGTCGAGGTGGTCGCCGGGCGGGACGGTGCCGTGATCCGCGAGGCGCGGGGATGACCGCGGCCCCGCTCGGACGAGATGCCGGCGCGGCGACGGGGGCGCGGCTTCGTGCCCGGCTCGGCGGCCACGGAGTCGAGGCAGGACCGACCGAAGAGGCGCTCGATCTCATGCGCCTGCGCGCCGCGGCCGGACTGCTGCCCCGCGACCCGCACCGGCTCTCGGCGCGTACGCGCCGCAGCCTGGCGGTCGCCGAGGCGGTGGGTGCGCCGCTACTGCCTGCGCTGGACGCGGCCGCGGCCGCGGAGGACGACCTGCGTGCCACCCGCCGGGCCATCGCCGTGGCCTCCGCCCAGACCCGCGCCGTCGCCGGCGGGCTGCTCGCGGCCCCGTTCGTGCTCGTGCCCTTCCTCGGCAACGTCGTCGGCGCCGACCTCGTCGGGTTCTACCGGACGGGTGTCGGCCGGATCGTGGGCGCCGTCGGCCTCCTCCTGCTCGCCATCGGGGCGCTCGCGGTCGGACGCCTGGTCCGCCGGGTCGGAGCGCCGCCCCCGCCGCCGATGTCGCCGACGGTGCGGCTCGTGCGTGCCGTGGTCGTCGGCATGCTGCTCGGCGCGGCCCTGCACCCGGTCGCCGGACTCGTCCTGGGCGTCATGACCTGGCGGCGCGCGGCCACGACGAAACAGGCCGCCGGGCCGGATGTCGACGAGGCCGCCGACCTCACCGCGATCGCGCTCGCCGGCGGGGTCGGGCCCGGTGAGGCCCTGCGCGTCGCGGCGCCGCACCTGCCGACCCACGCGGCCGAGCTGCGAGGCCTGGCACTGGAGCTCGAGCTCGGCCTGGCGCCGAGCGACGACGGCGCACTGACACGGCTCGGGACCGTGCTGCGTGCCGCCACCGACGTCGGTGCGCCCGCCGCGCCGGCCCTCCGCCGGCTCGCCGGCGAGCTGCGCGCCGACGAGCGCGCCCGGGTCCTGGCCGCCGCCGAGCGGTTGCCGGCCCAACTGACCTTCCCCACCGCCCTGGCACTGCTGCCCGCGACCCTCCTGCTGATCGGCGCGCCGATCGTGCAGGTCGGGCTGCGGCACGCCATGCCCTGACCGACGAAGGAACACCGATGAACACCACCGAAGCGGCGCAGGAGCTGCGTCGTCGCTGCCTCGCCAACCACCCCAGCAACACCCCGACCGGCCGTGACCACGACGCGGAGTTCGGTGCGGAGGACGGCTCGCTCGTCACCGAGTACGGGCTGATCGCGATCGTCGCCGCGACCATCGCCAGCGCCGTGATCACCTGGGCGTCCGGCGGCGCCATCGCCACGTTGTTCAACGCGCTGCTCCGCGCCGCGCGCGGCACCGTCGGCGCATGACGGCTCGTCCCTCCCGGTCCGCCCGTCGCGTCCATGCGCGCGGGCGGACCGCCCCGGGCGACGGTCGCCAGGCGGGCTCCCTCAGCCTGGAGTCCGTGCTGGTGCTGCCGGTCCTGGCCCTGCTGACCTTGGGGCTCATCGGCACCGTGACGGTGCTGCGCGACGTGTTGCTGGTGCACGAGGCCGCCCGCGTCGGCGCCCGCGTCGCGGCGACGACGCTCGACAACGGCGCGGTGGAGGCCGCCGTCCGCCAGGCGGCCCCGGAACTCGAGCACCTCCGGCTGCAGGTCTCGCCCGCCCGGCGAGGAGCCGGCGACGTCGTGACCGTCACGGCGGCCGCCGGGCGGCGCCTCGGCCCGACCGTGTGGCAACCGCGGGCGCGGGCACACGCCCGGGTCGAACCGTCGGTCGACACCACGATGCCGGAGGGCCACCCGTGGTGGCGGCCCGCCGGCGGGCAGACGCGTGGGCCCGTGCCGCCGTTCGACAGCGGGCACCACCGCGCCGGCCCGCCTGCACCGCACGAACCGGGCGGTGTCCCGTGAGCGCGCGTCCGCGGCGTCCGGGGCAGCGTGCGTGGCGCTTCCAGGCCGAGGACGGCGTCGCCACGCTGATCTTCCCGATGCTGCTGTGGGTGGCCGTCGTAGCCGGCGTCGCGCTCGTCGACGTCGGCGCCTACCTCGTCGCCGCCGCCCGGGCCCAGCAGTTGGCGGACGCCAGCGCGCTGGCGGCAGTCTCGGTCGACGTCCCGCCCGGTGGTGGCGACCCACGCGTCGAGGCACGGCGCGTCACCGACGCCGGTGGGGGCCGACTGGATGCTTGCGACTGCCGCCGCGGAAGCGAGCAGGCCAGCGTGACCGTCAGCGTGCCCGTGGACGGTCTGTTCGTACCGACCTTCTGGGCGCGGCGAGTGAGCGCCGATGCCGACGCCGTCCTCACCGACGCCTGGACGCCGGGCAGCCCCTGAGCTCCCATCACTCGGCCGATTCCCGGGGCCACCGCGTTTCCATGCACGAGTGGCGTTGGCTAGGCACGGCCCGGCATGCGCCCGCGATACTTGCGGTGTGCCGCCTGCTTCGACACCCCGAGGTGCGTGGCGATCTCCGCCCACGTGAGCCCGGCGACGCGAGCGCGACGCACCGCCGCGTCCTGCTCGCGCTCGGCCAGCCGTCGAGTCTCGGCCGCGGCCCGCAGCCCTTTCCGCGGGTCGTCTCCGTCTGCCGCATCGACCGCGACCTTCATCGGACTCCCTCCACGAGGCGGTCGTCAACATATATTGACGAGACGCGATCTCGTCAAGGGTGCGCGGGCGGGGTCACCCGCTTCAGTTGCCGAGGCGACGGTCGATAGGGTGGCCGATCGCGGCGGGACGACGCGCGTGTGGCACAGGGGACAGGGTTGGGGGCGACGACTGGTGCGCCCGGCAGCGACGCGCTGCGCGGGGCGTCGTGGGTGTTGATCACGCGGCGCGCGCGCCGGGTATCGCTGCTGTTGCTCGCGGTGCTTCTCCTGGCGGGAGTGCTCGGCGGTTGTGCCGCGTCACCGCAGACCGAACTGGCCGCCGAACCAGCTCCCGAGGCGGAGCTCGAGCCGGACGACGCGGTCGCCGACGACGAGCCAGCCGAGGGCGAGGACGAGGACCGCACGGCAGAGGACGAGGACGCCGCGACGCCGGAACCCGAACCTGAGCCGGAAGCCGACCCCGAACCGGAACCCGAGCCGTCGCCGGATGTCTCGGAGGATGCGGCGCCGAGCACGCCAGCGTGGACCGTGGTCAACGTGGTGGACGGGGACACGGTCGACGTGCGCGCCGACGACGGCACGCAGGAACGCATCCGTGTCATCGGTATCGACACGCCGGAGCGCGGCGAGTGTGGCTTCGGTGAGGCAGCGGCTGCGCTCGCCGCCATGACCGAGGGCCGCGTCGTCGACCTCGTCGACGGCGCCCGGGACGACCGCGACCGGTACGGACGGCTGCTGCGCTACCTCGACATCGAGGGCCTCGACGCCGGCCTCCGGTTGATCGAGGAGGGCTACGCCATCGCGCGCTACGACTCGCGCGACGGCTACGGCCGCCATCCGCGCGAGGACGCGTACGTCGCCGCCGATGCCGCCACCGCACACGTCTGCCCAGCCGCCGCTCCCGAACCGGCCGAGCCCGCGCCCGCGAAGACCGCGACGGCCGAGCCGGGACCGGCGCCGTCGAAGACCGAGAAGCCGGCCGCCGGCGGTCCCGGTTCCGGACCCGGTGGCGCGTGGAAGAACTGCACCGAGGCACGTGCGGCCGGCGCCGCGCCGGTGCACCGCGGCGACCCGGGCTACGGCTCGCACCTCGACCGCGACAACGACGGCATCGGCTGCGAGTAGCCCCGCCGACGCCCGTGCGGCTGCCGCGACCCCGGTCGTCGTGTCGCGCCAGGGCGCAACGGTCGCGTCTGGTGTCCGCGGGAGGGCGGTCAGCCGCGACGGTTGCCGGCTGCCGCGACCTCGGGGCGTCGTGTCGCGCCAGGGCGCAACGGTCGCGTCTGGTGGCCGCGGGAGGGCGGTCAGCCGCGACGGTTGCCGGCTGCCGCGACCGCGGTCTCTTGGCGGCCTCGGGACCAGGGGGCGGTCTCGTGGGGGCGAAGGGCCTCGGCGGTGCCGGACCGAAAGTCCTGACTTGCCCGCCGAGCGTCACGAATCGGCGCTCCGCCGTCGCCGAGGGCGCCGCGCGGCGCTTCGATGGTCACACGACCCCGCCGACCTCGGTGTCGGCGTCACCGAGGAGCTCCGCATGCCCGCCCGTCACGCCTACCTCGACGGCAACGAGGCCGCTGCCCGCGTCGCCTACGCCTGCTCCGACACGGTGGCGATCTACCCGATCACCCCGGCGTCGCCGATGGGTGAGCACGCCGATGCCTGGGCCGCCGCTGGGCGTCCGAACCTGTTCGGCGACGTGCCCGAGGTCGTGGAGATGCAGTCCGAGGCCGGGGCCGCCGGCGCGCTGCACGGCGCCCTGCAGCGCGGCGCGCTGGCCACGACGTTCACGGCCTCGCAGGGTCTGCTGCTGATGCTGCCCAACATGTACAAGATCGCCGGCGAGCTCACGCCGGCGGTCATCCACGTCGCGGCCCGCTCGTTGGCGACGCACGCGCTGTCGATCTTCGGTGACCACTCCGACGTCATGGCCGCGCGCGGCACCGGTTGGACGATGCTCGCCGCGGCGACGCCGCAGGAGGCCCACGACCTCGCCGCCGTCGCCCACGCCGTGACGCTGACGACCCGCCTGCCGGTCCTGCACTTCTTCGACGGCTTCCGCACGTCGCACGAGATCAACCGCGTCGAACTACTGGACGACGAGGTGCTGCGCGACCTGCTCGACGACGAGGCGCTCGCCGCCCACCGGGCCCGCGCGCTCGACCCCAACCGGCCCGTCCTGCGCGGCACCGCC is a window encoding:
- a CDS encoding PQQ-binding-like beta-propeller repeat protein, coding for MRRSRTVACASCDAGWDAATARFCGHCGQLLTPRPPDAAAEHGRRSRRLPVVVAAACVLVLAAGVMGTTALELPRSQPDPQVELSAEDTIPSGERLGAEEREAALAPFDPHRLRCEPRGCERWRMELGDNHREVVALGSVVVAMVDGAAVAVDPRDGEEMWRLEPPEEYGIAEEHAWPWLFASDTGEHLAVLHADRRVIQVVRADGREHWDAEDRGGPHAHGGFVGDEVLVTAAQSPELHPTKIEDGIYSHPELIVARDVRTGALLWERDGAAMLSLTEDGVVLRDDDEAVLLDARTGDVRARMPLDPSAWMYRHERFLIEYDDRNGWHRLRSPADLAVLTGDGVFDEIQPLPGQPLALGVVRGERRTPDAGDRDGGGDPQDGGPGAGDRLVLIDADGSVRWEVEVDRAHRLQLCCPGPRVDGDAIMLPATARDGGSVRRSLATGEVLATAQTDEDVPSPDTVRVVDSWWAGGQTTVETDGETTTIRYGTVSVTLRGQGAWPVTHEPPFVVTDGRTVMGVEPVDDAG
- a CDS encoding CpaF family protein, producing the protein MTSATNEQTPTTIVDARLREAVARRLRTDHEITAGHADRAGLRRAVARAMAAEGIVAAPDVWARAVRDLVDELGGLGPLEALLRDPAVTDVMVNGPDEVHVERDGRLTRAGVAFDDDAHVERLLRRVLGPLGVRLDRSHPFADAVLPGGVRLHALLPPLAEHPIVTLRRVPAVVPSWEELLASGTVTPAVHEQLVQAVRDRRNLVVCGRAGVGKTTLLARLLGETGDDRLVVIEDAPELRRPATHTVHLRVRPPSPDGAGGVDVATLVRNALRMRPDRLVVGEVRGAEVADLLQAMNTGHDGSATTVHANGAQEAIVRLEGMALLAGVPLAAARAQVAAALDLVVALERGRDGRRRVTEVVEVVAGRDGAVIREARG
- a CDS encoding type II secretion system F family protein is translated as MTAAPLGRDAGAATGARLRARLGGHGVEAGPTEEALDLMRLRAAAGLLPRDPHRLSARTRRSLAVAEAVGAPLLPALDAAAAAEDDLRATRRAIAVASAQTRAVAGGLLAAPFVLVPFLGNVVGADLVGFYRTGVGRIVGAVGLLLLAIGALAVGRLVRRVGAPPPPPMSPTVRLVRAVVVGMLLGAALHPVAGLVLGVMTWRRAATTKQAAGPDVDEAADLTAIALAGGVGPGEALRVAAPHLPTHAAELRGLALELELGLAPSDDGALTRLGTVLRAATDVGAPAAPALRRLAGELRADERARVLAAAERLPAQLTFPTALALLPATLLLIGAPIVQVGLRHAMP
- a CDS encoding TadE/TadG family type IV pilus assembly protein, with the translated sequence MTARPSRSARRVHARGRTAPGDGRQAGSLSLESVLVLPVLALLTLGLIGTVTVLRDVLLVHEAARVGARVAATTLDNGAVEAAVRQAAPELEHLRLQVSPARRGAGDVVTVTAAAGRRLGPTVWQPRARAHARVEPSVDTTMPEGHPWWRPAGGQTRGPVPPFDSGHHRAGPPAPHEPGGVP
- a CDS encoding pilus assembly protein TadG-related protein, with protein sequence MSARPRRPGQRAWRFQAEDGVATLIFPMLLWVAVVAGVALVDVGAYLVAAARAQQLADASALAAVSVDVPPGGGDPRVEARRVTDAGGGRLDACDCRRGSEQASVTVSVPVDGLFVPTFWARRVSADADAVLTDAWTPGSP
- a CDS encoding thermonuclease family protein; this encodes MAQGTGLGATTGAPGSDALRGASWVLITRRARRVSLLLLAVLLLAGVLGGCAASPQTELAAEPAPEAELEPDDAVADDEPAEGEDEDRTAEDEDAATPEPEPEPEADPEPEPEPSPDVSEDAAPSTPAWTVVNVVDGDTVDVRADDGTQERIRVIGIDTPERGECGFGEAAAALAAMTEGRVVDLVDGARDDRDRYGRLLRYLDIEGLDAGLRLIEEGYAIARYDSRDGYGRHPREDAYVAADAATAHVCPAAAPEPAEPAPAKTATAEPGPAPSKTEKPAAGGPGSGPGGAWKNCTEARAAGAAPVHRGDPGYGSHLDRDNDGIGCE